From Echinicola soli, a single genomic window includes:
- a CDS encoding ammonium transporter, whose product MKWSFNDLAQVSTDALAQGADLSADITQNLLTTNNVWMMLSTALVFIMHLGFAGVEAGFGQAKNTVNILFKNTVTPIIGIVTYAICGFFLMYPGFDVPGWFGFDGAGWSMFWFAPENADVTAGYADGGYTYWTDFLFQAMFAATAATIVSGAIAERVKLWAYLLFTVIYVGIVYPIIGSWKWGGGMLDSWGFYDFAGSTLVHSVGGWGALAGVILVGPRIGKYVNGKTVDKPGASVPLAVIGVFLLWLGWFGFNGGSVLSADPGLVSFVLVTTSLAACAGGLGGFLAGYFVFKRLDLGMVLNGILAGLVGITAGADVINPGPALIIGFIAGILVVMSAVILDKMHLDDVVGAVSVHLTCGVWGTLAVGIFSTNPDHSFLTQLTGVAICGITAFACAFIIFYLLKVTVGIRVSEEHERTGLDSHEHGIRGYTIVYDE is encoded by the coding sequence ATGAAATGGAGTTTTAATGACCTAGCTCAAGTAAGTACCGATGCGCTCGCACAAGGCGCAGATTTGTCTGCTGACATCACCCAAAACTTACTCACCACTAACAACGTGTGGATGATGCTATCCACAGCACTCGTATTTATCATGCACCTGGGTTTTGCAGGTGTGGAAGCCGGTTTTGGACAAGCCAAAAACACGGTAAACATTCTTTTCAAAAACACAGTGACCCCCATTATCGGGATTGTCACTTACGCGATTTGCGGATTTTTCCTAATGTACCCAGGGTTTGACGTTCCAGGATGGTTCGGATTTGATGGTGCCGGCTGGAGCATGTTCTGGTTTGCCCCTGAAAACGCTGATGTTACCGCAGGCTATGCTGACGGAGGCTACACCTACTGGACAGACTTCCTGTTCCAGGCCATGTTTGCCGCTACTGCAGCCACGATCGTATCAGGAGCCATTGCCGAGAGGGTAAAACTTTGGGCTTACCTGCTCTTCACCGTGATCTATGTAGGGATCGTGTACCCTATCATCGGAAGCTGGAAATGGGGCGGAGGAATGCTCGACAGCTGGGGATTCTATGACTTTGCAGGCTCTACACTCGTCCACTCCGTGGGCGGATGGGGTGCTTTGGCAGGTGTCATCCTGGTAGGCCCACGAATTGGCAAGTATGTAAACGGGAAAACTGTTGACAAGCCCGGCGCCAGTGTACCATTGGCAGTAATCGGCGTATTCCTGCTTTGGTTAGGATGGTTCGGGTTTAACGGAGGATCCGTTCTTTCCGCTGATCCTGGCCTGGTATCCTTTGTATTGGTGACCACTTCCCTGGCAGCTTGTGCCGGAGGACTGGGGGGGTTCTTAGCTGGATACTTTGTATTCAAGAGACTGGACTTGGGAATGGTACTGAACGGCATTCTCGCCGGACTAGTAGGCATCACTGCCGGTGCTGATGTAATCAACCCCGGCCCAGCACTTATAATAGGATTTATTGCCGGCATCCTCGTGGTAATGTCCGCAGTCATTTTGGACAAAATGCACCTGGATGACGTAGTAGGTGCTGTATCAGTCCACCTTACTTGTGGGGTCTGGGGAACGCTTGCCGTCGGCATCTTCTCCACCAATCCTGACCATAGCTTCCTCACCCAGCTGACAGGTGTAGCTATCTGCGGCATCACCGCCTTCGCCTGCGCCTTTATCATCTTCTATCTATTGAAAGTAACCGTAGGCATTAGGGTATCCGAAGAGCACGAAAGGACTGGCTTGGATTCCCACGAACACGGCATCAGAGGCTACACTATCGTGTACGACGAATAA